The DNA sequence TTTTAAACGGGGATAAACTGTGGGATGAAGATGGACTGGAGTGTAGCGTTGTAGGGACACTGTTGCCCTTTTAAAAGTATTGAACGGCGTGTCTCCGCCCAGGCTTTGCTGTCCCTCATGATTGGCTCTCGGCGAAGCGCCTATTGATTGGTCTGCAAGCTCCGGACTAACAAATATTTAGGAACAGGAGCTCTTTGGTCAGTCTCGGTTTGTCAGAGGCTGGAGCTTACTGTGAGGGATGAAAGGGTAGTAGTGAAAGGGTTGGGGGAGGCGGTGTCACTCTGTCCTCCGAACTGACCAATATGACCGCGCCTggagccccgtctctctgtggATGTCACTTCTAATAGGAAGCCTCCGCTTGATTAAATCCGGATCGTGTCTGTGCGCTTGAAGATGCTTCTACTGACTCCCGTTGCACTGTGGCCTTGTCTGCTTTCCCTGCTGAGGACGGTGTGCTGTAATTACTCTGTAGACCTGTGCAGTTGGAAAGGAAGGTAGGAAGGGCAGTTTTATTACGTGTGTGAATGCCAGAGCATGCGCGAGTTCAAATCCTTGACTTTATTGTCCTGTTTGGTGATCTCTGTGCTCCCATCAGGACAGGGACTGAGGGTCCCTGATAGCAGCGCCCCCTGGCCACTTCTGATCGAAGCTTACTTTAAAGCTTTTCAGAAACTTGCTTTTTGTTATCGGGAGAAATGATTAACAAGCCTTATATCTGTGCAGATGCTAGGGGGATTTGGAAGGTGTTATGTGGCGAGAAACGAGAGAATCTTTCCTTGAGCCCACTTTGTTAACCTGGTGGCATTCCAAAAAAATAAGCGACCGGGTTTGCATTCTTCACTCAGCTTAATATAAGTCTTTTGGAGATGTTTTCAGGGTAAACTTAACCGGATGAATCTAGATTAGCATCCCATGATGAGCAATACGAGTATGTTTGTTTGGGTTCTATCATTGTATTgtttttcccccccaccccaaaaaaaTGTTTAATTCTCACATTGCACACGAAAACATCACCAAAAAGGATTAAATGATCACAGCTAGCATTTGTTATGAAGGATATTTGAACACCCATTTGGACAATTCTATGAAATTCCCATTTGTGTATTTCTGACCGTGCTTAAGGTTATTTTGAGTCCTATCTTGTACATTACTGGATTGCTGCAGCCAGGGTCTTGTTTTGTTTTTAACTTTCAAGGCTTGTCACTTTCTACTTATTGTTTGCAGGCTGGGAGGTTTGCTTTCATAATTGCGGCCTCGGATCCGGCATTTTATTAAAATGCGAGTCCTTTTGTTATATTTGGCGCGCATTCCTATTGTTCCAGTAGTCTGCCCCTTAAAGTGCAGCGATGCGCTTGACACCAGCGGGACCCCGGGCAATCTGTCGCATCCCCTCTGAGCGTGGGACTGAGCCCTCACTTCATTCGCTGGAGAGCTCCTATTTGCTGAGAAAATAGCCTTTTTCTTCTAATCACGCGGGTGGTGGGACAGCACTTTAACTGGGGTGAGAAGTTTAGATGCTGGTAAGGCACTTTCTGCGGAGTTCTGCTGCTGCTTACTCAGTTTCATTGGTTTTAAGTGTGATCTGGTCACTTAGAGGATGCACAGACATCATTTGACAGGCGGAAATCTGAAGCTGTTATAATCAGTGTTCACTTTAAGTCCCTGATCTAAACTTCAGTCCACTTGGCCATACATGTCTCCTTCATGGGCAACAGTAGCTTGGGGCAATTTTTTAAATGAAAAAGCAAACTGCCCTTTCTGAACAGTTCCAAACAGGTGGATCTGCTTTCATTACTTCCTGCTTTCAAGACATGTTTGGGCATTTAAGTTTCAACTCGCTCAAGGTTTCTATAAGGTGGAACTTAGGATCAGACTCTCCTTTAGATCAGACAAGGTTCAGGGAAATTTAATAAATGTGCTCACCATGCTAAACCGGTTGGAAAGAGTGGTAGGTGAGAAAGTGAGAAAAGAACAGTTTTTTTTCTTAAGTTCATGGAATATGAGTGTCACTTATTTCTGAGACATCATGGATCTGGAGTCCCATGGAGACCAGATAAGagtggcagatttctttccaaaAGAGCATTAGGAAACTAATTAGTTTTTACAACAACCAACAGTGTATGGTTCATGGTTGTCATTAAACCATCTCTGTACTGAATTGACATTTTAGTATCTGCCAGGGGATTCAAGCTCATGTCCCTAAAATATTGTGGCCTGGGATTCTGAATTACTTATACTGTGCTACTACACCACTGCCTGATCGATGGTGCAAatggagagtgcgtgtgtgtgagttgaTGTCTGGTGTGATTTTATGTTTCCGTTAATAAGGGGGAACTGCTGGTTCAGTGGTAAAGTCACTAGCTTAACCATTCTGACACAGAGGCTATTGCTCTGAGACCACagcttcaaatcccaccatgacagctACCCTGAATTGCCTTTGAACTAAATGCCCCAGTTGAATTAGCACTGTTTGGAGTTGAAAACTGGCTCAGCTAATGATGACATCTACTATCTGTCTTGGAGAAGCTGTCATCCTGACCCAGTCTGGCTTATgtatgactgcagacccacagcaaagcaGTTATCTTTTAACTGCCCCCCCCCTGGATTATGAGGGATGATTCATAAATGTTAGACTAagatccacatcccatgaacaaatagaaATGCAATCCAGTGCTATTCCTTTGCTCCATGCCTGTACACAGGTTTTAACTGAAATAACCACCCAATGCCCTCTCAAATACCTGAGTTGAACTTGCATCCACCACCTTTCCATTCTATACCCTATTTCTAGTGTAAACCTGTTTTACTCCCCTGTAAGTCTGGGCCTTTTGGTTCTCAACCTGATTATGAGCAAGAAGAGTTTCTTTCTATTTTATCTGACCTCTTCATGGTTTTACATTCTGAACTCTTAGCTGCCTTCTCCATGGAAAACTGTTCCAACCTCTCCTAACACGACTCTCCTGAAACAGTTCTTGTACTTTCTGCATTTCTGGTACTTTCAGATCATTTCTTCTGCACTTTCCAATGCATTCATTCCCTCCCCCCATAAGGTGGGTGCCACAACTATGCACAAAACTCCAGCTGAGCTCTTACACAAGTACCTTGCACAAATTCACCATAACCTCCCAGCTCTTCTACACTCTGCCCCTGTTAATAAAACCGAGGATATTAGTTGCTTTAACTGCATTCTCCAGTTGTCCAATCACTTCCAATGATCTGTGCTCCCCTTACAACTTGCTTAAATTGTTTTCAAATTGTGCCCCCTATTTTGTATTGACTGCATGTTCTTCAAACCAAAATATTTCTTTTGAGTGGAGCTCACAGGTTGATTCAGGCAGATGTTTTTGGGGTGACGGTGCAGTCTCTGTTCAAAGGAAGTCCATGTGCAGCGTATATATAAAATgataaaaatcagacaacaccaggttatagtccaacaggtttaatttgaagcacactagctttcggagcgccgctccaaATAATATATAATCATTTCTTGTGCTCCTTTTCCCCAGTGGCTTGTCCCAGGAGCCTGGGAGCGTGGAGCAGATCTTCCTGCACTGTGCCGAGGGGGACGTGGAGTGGCTGTACCCGGTGGGAGCGCTGCACCTCAGCCTGTCTCCCCGGCTGCCTCCCTGGCCAGCTAGCCCGGCCACCCCGGGGAGCAGGGGGGCCCGTGTCACGGCCTGCATCAAGCCAGCGGAGAGCTTCCGGGGGGCTCAGATCTACCTGGAGCGGGACGGCGAGCTGCAGCTGCTGGTGCGGgatcaacaggaggaggaggaggaggaagatggGGCTATCGAGCCCAAAGTCcattgtttcagccgctcggccGGTGAGAAGGTGGCGCTGTTTATCCAGTCCACCCTGCACCGAGACATCAGCCGCAGGATTGCTGCCTTTAAGTATGAACTCCGGGGAGACTGGGGCTCGGGAGTGCTGCTCCCTCAGCAGATTGAAAGTAAGGAGCCAACAATAAAGTAGATATCTCGCACTGCGCACCCCCCGCTTACAGTTCGTGCTAATGCTGACTTATTAACTAGAGCCCGCAGACCACCCCGAATTAACAACCACCTCCAACTGCTCAGTCACAGGGAATGAGCAAATCCAACGAATCAGTCTCTGGAGGTGATCTCAGGACTGTCAATATAATACAGGCATTGATGCAGAGATTCCATTTGTTGGGAGACGATGGGGGAGAATGGACATGATGCCTTCTAGATGGATCAGTTTCTTTAGTTGATCAGTGTGTGCAGAATAAAGCCAAAAGTATTGGATTAATCCCTGTAACCAGCGGTGGTGGTTCATGCCCtctgagttgggaggtcatcttgctGCTGGACAACAcattgggccacttttggaatatggtgTTCAATTTTGGTCTTCCTGTTATAGGatagatgttgttaaacttggaaggggttcagaaaagatatacatgGATATTAttgggattggaggatttgagttacaaggagaggctgaacaggctagggctattttccctggagcatagaatGCTACTGGGTTGTGGAGGCTTACGAAATCCTGGGGCACATGGAGAGAGTATAGCCCAGAGTAGGGCATAGGTATAAGGTGAGGGGGCAACCTGAGAGGCCACgttttcttgcagagggtggtgcatgtatggagtgaaTTGCGTGAGAAGCTGtgggtggaggctgttacaattacaacattttaaaaggcatctgaatcgATACACAGATAGAAAGGGTTTATAGAAATGGGAGCCAAATGTTGGTAAATGgtctagatcagtttaggatatctggttggtatggatcaGTTGGacttgaatggtctgtttccttactgtatgactctcttatCCCAAGTGGTTACCCATAAGCTACGTATAACCAATTGTCTCTCAAATTGAATGAGATGTCTCTAGTCTTTCTAGACTGAGCTCCTTTTCCTTCCTTGAAAGGAAGGTTGCTTATTAATTCACTTTCATTAATAGAATTGCTCAGCCCCTTAGTCTTTAACACAATGGAAAACAGAGACTTGTGTTCAGATAGCACCATACATGAATTCAGAAGGTGAATAAACCTCATTTTGAAATGCAGTCTCTGCTGTAATGGATCTACCAACGAGGATAAAGCCCACAATCCAGAGATTCATTAAAACTGGGACTAATGCATCCAAACCTGAACTGGGAATTGAAGACCTGTACTGAACTGGTGCTGGTCGGAAGTCCTAGAAAGACTGACCATTCCTCCAGTCATATCCCAGAGGAAGTGACTGTCACACTGCTGGTATTATTGGCTATACTGGCCCCAGAGGAAATGCCAGTTGAGTGGTCCACACTGGCTCTTTTTCCAGTTTGACTTCAGGGGTGAGCTGGAATTGTGTGTGTATGCacttgtgtgactgtgtgcaaaTCAGAATTTGAGGTGCCTCGACAAATGTCCAGTCAAAACATTAGGAGTgaaggttttgttttaaaaactgtACAAATATTGTTGAAAGTAGGAGGAGGATTAAAATACAGCCACAAAAGATGCTGCTTGCAATTCACTGCAGAAAAAGATACACCTAATAAATAAGGAACACTCATTAGGTAGAGTAAGATGTAAAAATAAAAGACTAGATCAGAAATATACAGCACTTGATGTGTTTGCATTTTTAACAAGAACACTTCCAAAATCTGAGTACAACCAACTTGCTCAGCAAGAGCAGGAGTTCACTCTTGGGACTATGCTCCCATTATCACTCTGTCCTGTAGATGGAGCTGTCCCTGAGCAAATGTGACGTCCTTGCGTTAGCCAACACTTGACAAATAATGAGCGGCTCTTTTGGCCTGCAGCACTTATCTACTAGCTGCTCTTCATTTCACCaaattccccccaccccaccaccaccaaactCTTTTTACAATTGCCTCTGTAGAGCAGAAGGAAAGGACTTCTCACTATCCTCAATGTAAGCTCTGAATATGTAGACTAGTTACTCTAAATGTACCAACCCTAAACCAATTGGGTATATTTGGAGTAACAATAACTTGACCAAAGGCAAGTTTACCATCCCAATCACCCTCTGCCCTATCCAGAACTTGTTGCATTTAGTTTCAAAACTCAAGGGTTCCACAGGGGAAAGTTTGCAATTTTAATGACACCTATCCTAATATTTGCTGAATGTATGAATATGTAAAGcaaatgaagaagggcttttgcctgaaacgttgatttatttttttcccctgcacctcagatgctgcctgacctgctgtgcttttccagcaccacactcttgactctattgTAAAGCAAACCACCTTTTTAAAAAGGAAGGTGCTTGTCACATTCCATACAGCAACCTGCGCCAAGAGGAAACACCAGTTCTGACACCTCCCCAGACTTTGCCCCACCTGGTGGGATTAATCAGTGAAGTTAGTTTGATTTCACATTTCACATGGATTCTTTTTAAAGTTATCTGGAGTTCATTAAGGTTTTTATGAACCAGATGACCTATTGGGTGAAATTTCCCAACTCCACAAGTCAGTCAGTTTACCTCGACAAAAGGAACAACAAATGGGGGAAATAAAAGCATTCTTTCTTGGCAATAAAATACAAACAACGAGATGTCTCTTTCTGTAAGCCATTCTGGCAAAGTAAAATCCAGAAGGGCAATACTTCAGATTGTTGTGATCTGACTTTCTGAAACCGACAGCCAAATTTTTGTGAAATTAACATTGATTGTGGTCAAAGATTATACTAGTACCAGCACCTGTTTGGAAGATCACTTTGTAATTCTCAAAATTTGGGAATATCACCGTAAACCATGAGATATTGGAAAAGgaagaggccgttcagcccattgagcctgctgtgccattcaatatgatcatggctgattcgaTCATCCTCAGTTCCATTTTCCAACCTTTGATCCAGACCCCTTGATTCCCTTGCTGATtaagctgagacagacagatttctaatcacctgatgaaggagcgtcgctccgaaagctagtgtgcttccaattaaacctgttggactataacctggtgttgtgatttttaactttgtacaccccagtccaacaccaacatctccgAATCATATCTCAGCTTAAGGATCTAAGATTGACAGGCCTCTGTGGTAAAGAGTTCTGCAGATTCACTACACTCTGAGAGAATCTCAGTCTTAAAAGTGCGATTCCTTTAATTTGAGagaatgccctctggtcctagactttcccacaaggggagatatcctttccacatctatcctgtcaagttccctaagaatcttgtatttcAATAAGGCCACCTCCAATttttctaaatttcaatgagtaCAGACTCAACCTCCTCCTAAGACAATCCCTCTATATGTGGGgtatcagctgagtgaaccttccATGGACTGCCTCCAATTCCAATACATCTTTTCTTGggtaaggggcccaaaactgttcacagtatttccAGTGTGGTCTATcgagtgccttgtatagttttagcaagagcATCCTATTTTtaccctttgaaataaaagccaacgctccatttgccttccctattacctgctgacttTGGTGTTAGTATTTTGTGATTTGTGGATAAGGGCTCTCAAATCCCTTTATGCTGAAGATTTCTGTAGTCAACAAGCTAAATCCTAACTATTGTTCTCAGTGGAAACAAAGACCACAGAGCAAATAACATTGTGAATTCAATAGAAATTCATTTGGTCACAATTCATTAAGTACAATAATTCTACGTAGTTTTGTTTTTGAATTATTTCAAGTCCTTCCAAAGTTTAAGGGTGTTCTACTCATGACTTTCAATTCAAACTGAAATTCTTTCATTACCTACTGTCCGACAATTGTGGAAGATTCTTGAGCGATGatagactgagggaatgattctCACTCTTTATTCGATTGTCAAGTTGTCGAAGTAGGAAAGTAAACTTCAAATCCCAAACGGACAGTGATTTCTGGAACTAGTTGCCAAGCTGTGGTCATTAGGAACACTTCAGAAGTTAATCTACTTCCTCCTATTATAGAGAAGAATGGCAAATGTTTGTAGCTCTGTTGTCTGTTTTGAATGTGGCACTACAGAAAAATATTTCTAGTTTTCAAGCGTAGAGTTTTTAATACAGTTTCGGATGTAAAATTATTTTAGTGAGCTGACTGAGCCATGAAATGCTAGTTTGTGCAGAGATTTTTGCACAGTCAGCAGTTCTTTCCAATTTCCACTTTGGTGCACAATTCAGAAGCGCAGTGAAAGCCTTCCACAGTTCATTCACAGAAACCTGCTTAGTCGAGCCAGGTGTGTCTGGACCTCAATGGGTCATTCGAAAGCTTTAATCCCACTCCAGGTTTACTTCCCATGGATCATAGGAAAAGGGAGGAAAGTTCTGTCTGAGAATAAGTGCAGTATGAGGGTCAGGAATGCTCTTTGTAACCCCAATAGCACCCTTGTGGTGGAAACAACAAAAGCCCAGTGTGTAGGACCCAAGACAAAACTCTGCCTTTTATTCGGTTGCATGAAAGATTAAGGATTAGTATAGTTGTCATGGTGATTGTAAAgtatttcatgtttttttttggtgTGCAATTAGTATGCCTTTGGATTTTTTTTGGTCAGAGGTAGAATTAAAATTTAAGGAACATTCTATTGGAAACTCTCCTCTAAgtagtttaatgttctcagatataTTCATTCAGCATAACTGCAATTCCTATTTGCCTTGGACCTTGAAGTAACACTACATCAATATGAGGGAAGTATAAATTCTGTGTGACAAATTGTATTTAAAATATATTGAATAAGATTTCCTTTTTAACAGCACAACAAACAATAGTTGAAGTTTATAAACCAAATGGGAAATTATTTTGAGGTGTCACAGCGCATTTATTATACGTAATGTACCAAGGAAATCATTCCCCAATATTCCTCGATCAATGCTTGATGTCTTGCTGAATCTACCTTGACAATTTTACAGAAACAACTTTCCTTAAATAATGACTCTTATCATCCCCATGATCTCCCAGTTTATTGGAGAATTGAAATAAAAGTTAATAGTCAAAGAACCAGGGAAAAAAAACCAGCTCACACTTTTAATTCCCCAAATGAATAACAATTGAAATTCAGAGAATTGGAATATTATTCTCCTTGATACACAAGCAGGGTGCTCGACTTGTACTGTGTATAAATGGTCATTTTTAAATGGTCTTTTTGTCAACCTCTGTTTCTGATATccacactgaaagtaatggtTATTAATTCTTTATAAACTAACTGGTGAATTCTAAAGTGGGCATACTGTACTGATCATTGACCTTTTtcattctctgttcccccttcagCAACTAAGCACTTCTTTTTCTTAAATGCTGCAGTAGTTGGTTGAGAAGGCTTTCTGAGCTAGAACTAATGTCAGTGTATAAAAGcagactgtactccagtgagCACATGTGCTTGATTTGAGGCCATGTGCGTTCAGGGGCATCTTTTGTCCCATGTTTCACAGAATTGCTTTAATCCTGCCATTGCACCATACCTGTCCATTCAGAACTAACTGCATTTGGGAGACataagaacaggaggaggccatttggttccTATATGCTGTTATCCCATTCACAGTGATTATGGTTGATCACCAgc is a window from the Chiloscyllium punctatum isolate Juve2018m chromosome 40, sChiPun1.3, whole genome shotgun sequence genome containing:
- the metrn gene encoding meteorin, which codes for MLLLTPVALWPCLLSLLRTVCCNYSVDLCSWKGSGLSQEPGSVEQIFLHCAEGDVEWLYPVGALHLSLSPRLPPWPASPATPGSRGARVTACIKPAESFRGAQIYLERDGELQLLVRDQQEEEEEEDGAIEPKVHCFSRSAGEKVALFIQSTLHRDISRRIAAFKYELRGDWGSGVLLPQQIERACRPCNDTEVLMAVCTSDFVVRGHIRSVFHDAERQESIVSVSTTKIYRQKYTLFHPIGKYGKSFGEVRTFLKCGVKQGVGTFIFTGHVHFGEAWLGCAPRYKDFKRISEVAKEAHENQCEIESD